A single genomic interval of Dromiciops gliroides isolate mDroGli1 chromosome 1, mDroGli1.pri, whole genome shotgun sequence harbors:
- the LOC122753147 gene encoding SRA stem-loop-interacting RNA-binding protein, mitochondrial-like, translated as MAAEVSLHSPTVQYLATIFVNRIPWMVAANEIKEHFSQFGTVRRCFLPFEKETGFHKGFCWVGFSSEELQRALHQESHVIDGVKVYIDCQKHRRQNMREKNNLN; from the coding sequence ATGGCGGCCGAGGTGTCTTTGCATTCGCCCACAGTGCAATATTTGGCCACGATCTTTGTCAACCGCATTCCCTGGATGGTGGCTGCTAATGAGATCAAAGAACACTTCAGTCAATTTGGCACTGTAAGAAGATGTTTCCTACCATTTGAAAAAGAAACAGGCTTTCATAAAGGTTTTTGTTGGGTTGGATTTTCTTCAGAAGAACTTCAAAGGGCATTACATCAAGAAAGTCATGTCATTGATGGAGTCAAAGTCTATATTGACTGCCAAAAACACAGACGTCAAAATATGAGGGAGAAGAACAATCTGAATTAG